The sequence ACAAAATGGAAGAATACAATGATAGAAGATATAAAACTCTTAGAGTGGTATGAAGTTCCCCCCAACAATACCACTCAGTAAACTGAAGTCACCAATTGCTACCAATGAAACTATGTGAACCAGGCCCAGGGCTCTCTGAAGGTTCGCTTCATCTTGGGATCACAGCTGATAGAAGAGGGCTGCTTGCCATGTCATGGCAGCTGTACTGTGCCAATGAGAGGTTATATAGCTTATCAATGGTTATATTCCAATGTGAATTGTTATGACCCTGTGAAAAGGTTGGTGTAAGGGTTCTTTTTACATGGCCCAACATGGGGCCTTGCAAGGGCATAAACACATGCCAATCAGCCtagcctttacatggcacaataagTTAAGTGGCCAGGCTGCACGAATGATTCTTGTATCATTCTTGCAGCCATAGACACTGACAGTACAGATAtgaatatatccatgctgtcagtttccagatcacacaagcagggCATACATATCTTTTGCGATGCTGTGTGATTCGGCATGTCAGATACATGTCTCATCCATACTCCCAAGATGACCGCGGCGTCACTGAGTGACACCACAGCCATGTTGGGAGTATGGACAAGACATGTATCTGACGGGATGGGTGAGGTTTATACAACTTCTTACAGACTTTATGGATTGAATCTGAAAGTGCTATGTATATATGTCCTACATCTAAAGCAACagcacccttgagaaagtcttgtGCTAGAGACAGAACACGTAGGGTTTAGAGGTCCCCGACATGCATCCCTTTACCTTGGTGATACTGATATTGACTTTTATTAGCTTCATTACTAGTATTTTTTTGATGCACCTGGTTGTCACTTTTAGTTTTGTGTCCATTGCTTTTCCATTATAAGCTCTATTATATTCTTGGGACATTGATTCTATATCATATCTTATACACCATTACAATCAGTGCTAGGAGGGGTCCGTATATCATGTTGGTGGGTCTTGGATACCGTACTTATCATATATGGTTCCTTGTATTGTTGTGTGTTTTCTCATCTGTAGTCCTTTTTTGtaccaataaaatatatatttattttttcaccttatggAGTAGTTAGTTTACCTCTGTGTGAAATGCCATTATTagttattcatatatatatatatatatatatatatatatatatatatatatatatatatatatatacacacacatacgtaTACTGTACATCAGATGTGTGACCCAAATGAGATATgaacatatgggggagatttatcaaaaggtgtcaaatatccactggtgtaacctgcccacagcaaccaatcacagctcccctaTCAGTTTTTACCAgaggtgaaagctgagctgtgattggctgctacggtcagtttacaccaatgtatattttacaccctttgataaatctctctgcagCCATGGTGCACTTTGACCCACAATTGATTTGTCATGTTTCCATTCTAACGCTGCCTATCCTCCTATGTGTTCAAAGGTTTTATTTGAAAGCTACACTTGAAGGTTATTTCTGTAAGTACCTACGGGCTTTCCATTCAAAAACAAGACACAAAAAGTTATAATGCAGAAAAACTTTATTGGAAAACTTGTTGACAAGCACAGCCATCTCTGCTCAGATAACAGATAGATCATAAGAGGTTAACAGCAAACCACAACTCAGGAAGATGTTACATGCATCCCATAGATAGACAAGGAACTAAATGCAGAGTAGACTGGTGGTATCCGGGAAGGAGACATCTTAGCTGCTCTCTCCCATGGTGTGCTTGTCGAACAGGTACTCGCCCATGCCGTTCTGGGGTACCCCAAGGCGCTTCAGGTTGGTGATGTAGTCTCCGAGCTGCTTAATAGCCTTCACCTGTTCATCCAGGTATTCAGACTCCAAGAAGTCACAGAGCTGGAAGAGAAAGGGTCAATCATTAATACGCAACAGCTACTACCCCTATTAACACCATCTATTCACTTGGGAAGGTTATCAATACATGGCCGTTTTCTATCTAGAATAGTGACATATGTacacaggttgtgtgcggtatagGTGAGAGGCAGTTTCTGAATTAAACCTGCCTTGTTTGTTAAATCCTCTACTATCCCTTTAAGCAATAAGAGGAAGTTTCACAATAGGGAAGTTTCTCTATAGGGAAGCAGCCGTAAATATTTCAAGAATGTAACAGCAGATGTGAGGCTGTAACGCCTACACTAATAGttaagcaattaaaggggttatccagcgctacaaaaacatggccagtttcgccccactcttgtctccagttcaggtgtgttttttcaattaagctcgatttacttcaatggaactgagtttcaaaccccacccaatctagagacaagagtggtgcaaaagtggccagatttttttaacactggataacccctttaaaaaaccctACATACAAGGAGTACTTATGGTGTTAGGTGGAGCATTAAACTATCCCTAGGAGACCCATTTCGGTACAGACACTTACCTGAGGGTCAACCTTGTCAGAGGCCACTTTGTGAAGATCCAGAAGAGCCTGGTTCACAGTCTTCTCCAGCTGCAGAGCAGCCTGCATGGCCTCCAGGGTGTTGGTCCACTCATCACGTTCAGGTTTCTAAGAGATAAAACAGGGATGATCAGCAAGGCCGTCCTCAAAACAACCATTTCATTCAATAAGACCTGTCCATTTGTCCTCTTGGGGGATATCACTTCTGAATACAAAAAGACCTTAAGAGGCTTATGACTATTACTATATTGAGAGCCCCACTTAGCACGTCTAGTATTATATAGATAAGGCTATATAGAAAAATCTAACTCCAACCTCTAAATCTAACTATATACTAAGATATACACAAGTTTTCAGCAAGTCTACCTCTCAAGTAAGGCAGTGGTCTTCATCCTGCACCCTCTGCTGAGTATAGGTCAGGTATTTTTGGTCAGgttattttttattcttatggTGGTCGTCTCACCTTGATATCCTGCAGGACAACGCGACCCCCGCGCTTGTTCTGGTACTTCAGGAACTTCTCGGCATGCTCTCTCTCTTCATTGCTTTGTTCCCTGAAGAACTTAGCCACGTTGTGAAGGGCTACGTCATCACGGTCAAAGTAGAAAGACTGAAATAAAGGACGGGGGAAGAATTTTAGTGTTGGGCAACATCCTTCCTTATCTTTATATACACAAGCTGTTTATGAGGGATGGGAAACATAGCTGACTCATGGTTACCACCCTGCGCTGAGGAGGACAATGTCTTATTGTGCTCCATATAACAGCACAATATTATAGAGGGTTCTAGTCCaattgtatagtatgtgtattatCTGCTAGCATTCCCTATCCTACATGGCTATCCACAGCACCCAGCTTTTCTATAACATAGCCCCCCAACCAATGCTGAAGGTACCCTAAGGGGAACAGGCATTGCCCACTTGCTATGCTTACAGTTCTACCAGCAGCGATAGTTAATATTTGAGCAGTATCGAGAACATTTTACCATTGTTTCCTGTGAATTCTGTAAATATTTAGTAAACACTTGTTACATTGTTTCCCTTCACCTCTCACTATTTGGACTTTGCTCACAGGAAATAAAGGCTAAGGTGGGGGTGGGTGAGGATCACCAGGTTTCCTCCCCCTCACATGAGTGTCCTTGTGTAATCACTATGTGCAAAACACATTTGTATCCCAAGACTGGGAGATAAGCTGTGCTGTATACATCAGGACAGATACAGGGTGTGTACTAGAGATCTCTGCAAGGAGCAGATATGGCTGGagggggagggtggaggaggaACACAATGGAGATGGAGCTGTAAAACACATACAGAGTAAGGGGTGGAGATCACTAAATAAGCAGCCTTATAAATCTGCATTATAATAAGATCTAGCTTGCTATGGAGGCTACACCAATCTTATTGCACTATAAGTCTAGGCCTGCACAGGGTGTAGACAAAAAGGGACAATGTAGAGAGCACTCACCATGGAGAGATAGGTGTAAGAGGCGTAGAGCTCCATATTCACCATACGGTTGATGGCAGCCTCGCAATCGCGGTGGAAGTTCTGGCGCACCTGGGATTCCATTTCGGCTTCTTGGTGTTTTTGGTGGCgcaaaaaagtctaaaaaaaagtcTCAATGCAGAGCAAGAAGAGGTTGGAGGAAGGAGCGAAGGACTCAGAGAGTGTTCCGTTCAATCACTGTTGAAGCAAGAACTCTACTCAGAGTCAAGGATGGTTTGATCTCTGCACAATGGGGCTGTGTATTTATAGCCAGAGGCTGGGGCTGGAGGGGGAGCTGCCTACACTTACATCATCTATCAGGAACCAATCCTGAGCTGTGCTGCTGCAGGGGAGGAGGAATCTCCTGATGATGTCACCAGAGCAGCTCGTGTGCATACTAACCACCCTGCTAGCTGATATCACTGGGGGATACAATGGAACAATTGCAGTGTCACCTATACAACGTAACGATTGCAAAATCATGTTACACAgatgcaggaaaaaggttttatttcCTTCTATACACCgaatcacacatgcagtttttttGGTGTAGATTTTGTAAAATAGTCGATTCAAAAAGTTATAATTATGGGTCCTATTTTAGACAAACCGATTTTTCGCTTTAACCGATTAATGATAAGCGATTGCAAATAAGCGGTTttgggaacaacctgaaatcattcaccataatacacggaacgatagtcgttagttacgattgtaatTGTGATCGCTTTTCGCGTTTGTAGTCTCAAATGATGTGCACATACACTGAAAGATTGGTGAAGATTAGCAATGATTTATGGTCAGTTCAAAAGATAATCAATGAtcgttagggtggtattacacgaagcgatttttttcaattaacgattaacgataaacgatctccaacgatcgcaatagcggttgcctaataatcgttcgttttactacaaggaaagattatcggttatattggagcaacaaagttcaagaacactcccctttcaatttgcgaatgaacagggaacgactatacgacatcttattcaaacgaacgatgtgcgaacgatgtgtaaaagacaaacgataaaaatagatccaaaacctattaaacgacgaacgattagcgttcgtcgtttaatcgttgtctactattacacttaaaga is a genomic window of Dendropsophus ebraccatus isolate aDenEbr1 chromosome 12, aDenEbr1.pat, whole genome shotgun sequence containing:
- the LOC138770052 gene encoding ferritin heavy chain B — encoded protein: MESQVRQNFHRDCEAAINRMVNMELYASYTYLSMSFYFDRDDVALHNVAKFFREQSNEEREHAEKFLKYQNKRGGRVVLQDIKKPERDEWTNTLEAMQAALQLEKTVNQALLDLHKVASDKVDPQLCDFLESEYLDEQVKAIKQLGDYITNLKRLGVPQNGMGEYLFDKHTMGESS